In Neorhizobium sp. NCHU2750, a single genomic region encodes these proteins:
- a CDS encoding IS3 family transposase (programmed frameshift) — protein sequence MTSKTTNKFSPEVRARAVRMVADHEAEHPSRWAAVSSIAAKIGCSAHTLNEWVKKAEVDSGKRAGLPSDVAEKMKALERENRELRQANEILRKASAYFCPGGARPPTEAMISFIDAHRSVLGVEPICRLLPIAPSTYYEVVAKRTDVDRLSARERNDIAMKVEIRRVFNENFQVYGVRKVWRQLQREGYDIARCTVARLMRMMGLQGVIRGKPVKTTMSDKSAPCPLDRVNRQFFAPAPNMLWLSDFTYVATWQGFVYVAFVIDAFARRIVGWRASRTAHAGFVLDALDQALHDRRPVKRGGLVHHSDRGSQYVSIRYSERLAEAGIEPSVGSVGDSYDNALAETINGLYKAEVIHRRGPWRNFEAVEFATLEWVDWFNNRRLLEPIGNIPPAEAEERYYAMLDAPAMAA from the exons ATGACAAGCAAGACGACGAACAAATTTTCTCCTGAAGTCCGCGCCCGGGCCGTTCGAATGGTGGCCGATCATGAAGCCGAACATCCTTCCCGGTGGGCGGCTGTATCTTCCATAGCGGCCAAGATCGGCTGCTCGGCGCATACGCTCAATGAATGGGTGAAGAAGGCCGAGGTCGACAGCGGCAAGCGTGCAGGTTTGCCGAGTGACGTGGCGGAGAAGATGAAGGCTTTGGAGCGGGAGAACCGGGAGCTTCGTCAGGCGAATGAGATTTTACGCAAAGCCTCGGCGTATT TTTGCCCAGGCGGAGCTCGACCGCCCACTGAAGCGATGATTTCCTTCATCGATGCACACCGCTCGGTGCTCGGGGTCGAGCCGATTTGCAGGCTGCTGCCGATTGCCCCGTCCACCTACTATGAGGTCGTTGCCAAACGCACGGACGTGGACCGCCTGTCAGCCCGCGAACGGAATGATATTGCCATGAAAGTCGAGATACGCCGGGTGTTCAACGAGAACTTCCAGGTCTATGGCGTGCGCAAAGTCTGGCGGCAGTTGCAGCGAGAGGGTTACGATATTGCCCGCTGCACCGTCGCTCGGCTTATGAGAATGATGGGGCTTCAAGGCGTCATTCGCGGCAAGCCAGTCAAAACAACCATGTCGGACAAGTCTGCCCCGTGTCCGCTAGACCGGGTGAACCGACAGTTCTTCGCTCCCGCGCCGAACATGCTGTGGTTATCCGATTTCACCTATGTCGCGACCTGGCAGGGCTTCGTTTACGTGGCGTTCGTCATTGATGCCTTCGCCCGCCGTATCGTCGGTTGGCGGGCAAGCCGAACGGCCCATGCGGGCTTTGTGCTCGATGCCCTCGACCAGGCGCTTCATGATCGGCGGCCCGTCAAACGTGGCGGGCTGGTTCATCATTCCGACCGCGGCTCGCAATATGTGTCCATTCGTTATTCCGAACGGCTGGCGGAGGCAGGCATCGAGCCGTCGGTCGGAAGCGTTGGTGATAGTTACGACAATGCTCTCGCCGAAACGATCAACGGTCTTTACAAGGCCGAGGTCATCCATCGGCGAGGACCATGGCGCAACTTCGAAGCCGTGGAGTTCGCCACGCTCGAATGGGTCGATTGGTTCAACAACCGCCGCCTTCTGGAGCCCATCGGCAACATACCGCCAGCCGAGGCCGAAGAGCGATACTACGCCATGCTGGACGCACCAGCCATGGCCGCATAA
- a CDS encoding transposase: MDFGPVDFDEKASPHSADDNHQHYATSEVVDDRRAPRRVEVLLGKERRRRWSADEKAEITAASFVPGANISAVARQYGVSQGLLHYWRRCAREHMSDDEEMRFVPVVRADEGLGGPAAVTALMIRVEINGACAVIEGGIDEQALCMVFKALRASA, from the coding sequence ATGGATTTCGGACCAGTCGATTTCGACGAGAAGGCGTCACCGCATAGTGCTGATGACAATCATCAGCACTATGCTACGAGCGAAGTTGTCGATGATAGGCGGGCACCTCGCCGTGTCGAGGTTTTGCTCGGCAAAGAACGCCGGCGCCGTTGGAGCGCTGATGAGAAGGCGGAAATCACGGCGGCCAGCTTCGTGCCTGGTGCAAATATCTCTGCCGTTGCGCGCCAATATGGCGTGAGCCAGGGGCTGCTGCACTATTGGCGGCGCTGCGCGCGAGAGCACATGTCGGATGACGAGGAAATGCGCTTTGTGCCGGTTGTCAGGGCCGATGAAGGCTTGGGCGGCCCGGCCGCGGTGACGGCGCTGATGATCCGTGTCGAAATCAACGGCGCCTGTGCCGTGATCGAGGGTGGCATCGATGAGCAGGCACTGTGCATGGTGTTCAAAGCGCTCAGGGCCTCGGCGTGA
- the tnpB gene encoding IS66 family insertion sequence element accessory protein TnpB (TnpB, as the term is used for proteins encoded by IS66 family insertion elements, is considered an accessory protein, since TnpC, encoded by a neighboring gene, is a DDE family transposase.), with translation MISLGSDLRIMIASKPVDFRKGINGLAALVSTALGANPYSGDIYVFRSKRNDRLKMVVWDGSGMVLLTKVLEDRRFTWPAVHDGAVRLGASELALLLDGLDWTRVEKKPVKRPAKIA, from the coding sequence GTGATCTCACTTGGATCGGATTTGCGGATCATGATTGCTTCAAAACCGGTGGACTTCAGGAAGGGCATCAATGGGCTGGCGGCGCTGGTATCGACTGCGCTCGGCGCCAACCCATACTCAGGCGACATCTATGTCTTCCGCAGCAAGCGGAACGATCGTCTGAAGATGGTTGTCTGGGATGGCAGCGGCATGGTGCTGTTGACCAAGGTTTTGGAGGATCGGCGATTTACCTGGCCGGCTGTTCACGATGGAGCGGTTCGTCTCGGCGCCAGCGAATTGGCGCTTTTGCTCGATGGCCTGGACTGGACACGCGTGGAGAAGAAGCCGGTCAAACGGCCTGCAAAGATAGCGTGA
- a CDS encoding IS66 family transposase, with translation MLDRGQHLPRDPDILVGMILERDAEIERLKVLLKSAHAKPFGQRSEQLAHVVEGQIRLDLGDVAVESEVASESEGTGLPKMPRPARNHSQPRRNIGALPEHLERVVEVIEPSSLECACCQGKLHRIGEDQSEVLASRPATLYVLRTVRPKYACRACEAGIVQAKAKPRLFDGGLATTSMISNVVVWRYAWYLPLNRQVQMLKGQGVRLDTSTLCGWVKRSAWWLKSLYDKLLAYIHSHSRVFVDETRMPVLKRDRTRTKICQFWAHAVDDRPWNGPAYPAVAYVFAQGRGKTEIQSQLVRYSGILQVDAYKAYKSLTRPDRRAGSIALAYCLAHARRKFVDVFKKYKSELAKVVIERLAEVYAIEASIRATSAEHRLGVRQAKSKVLMADLKVLLMDALKDISAKDPVASAIKYTLGHWAGLTLFLEDGRLEVDSNTVERNMRSVALGRVNSLFAGSDGGAETWAILGSLLTTAKLNGLDPYTWLNDVLERIVSGEIKSTSLWRCLPWHWKQEHADMNMAVAA, from the coding sequence ATGCTCGATCGTGGCCAACATCTGCCGCGGGATCCTGACATTCTGGTCGGCATGATCCTGGAAAGAGACGCTGAAATCGAGCGTCTCAAGGTGCTGTTGAAGTCGGCCCATGCAAAGCCCTTTGGCCAACGATCCGAACAGTTAGCCCATGTGGTCGAAGGTCAGATCCGTCTCGATCTGGGAGACGTGGCCGTTGAGTCTGAGGTGGCTTCGGAAAGCGAAGGTACAGGCCTCCCGAAAATGCCGCGCCCGGCAAGGAACCATTCTCAGCCTCGTCGCAACATCGGCGCTTTGCCGGAGCATCTTGAGCGAGTTGTCGAGGTCATCGAGCCATCCTCGTTGGAATGTGCCTGCTGCCAGGGAAAGCTCCATCGTATCGGAGAAGACCAGAGCGAGGTCCTGGCGTCACGGCCGGCAACGCTCTATGTCCTGCGCACGGTGCGCCCGAAATATGCCTGCCGGGCCTGCGAGGCCGGCATCGTTCAAGCGAAGGCGAAGCCTCGGCTGTTCGACGGAGGGCTGGCCACGACGTCCATGATCAGCAATGTCGTGGTATGGCGATATGCTTGGTATCTGCCGCTCAACCGCCAGGTTCAGATGTTGAAGGGTCAGGGTGTCCGGCTCGATACGTCAACGCTTTGCGGTTGGGTGAAACGCTCCGCCTGGTGGCTGAAATCGCTCTACGACAAGCTATTAGCCTATATCCATAGTCATTCTCGGGTCTTTGTCGATGAAACCCGAATGCCGGTACTCAAGCGAGACCGAACACGAACCAAGATTTGTCAGTTCTGGGCTCACGCCGTGGACGATCGGCCCTGGAATGGTCCAGCCTATCCGGCTGTCGCCTATGTCTTTGCGCAAGGTCGGGGAAAGACGGAGATCCAGTCGCAGTTGGTCCGCTATAGCGGGATTTTGCAGGTTGATGCGTACAAGGCCTACAAGAGCCTGACCCGACCGGATCGCCGGGCCGGCAGCATTGCGCTTGCCTACTGCCTGGCCCATGCGCGTCGCAAGTTTGTCGATGTCTTCAAGAAGTACAAATCCGAGCTGGCCAAGGTGGTGATCGAACGCCTGGCTGAGGTCTATGCGATCGAGGCCTCAATCCGCGCAACGAGCGCCGAACACCGGCTCGGTGTCCGGCAAGCAAAGAGCAAGGTCCTGATGGCTGATCTGAAAGTGCTCCTGATGGACGCGCTCAAAGATATATCCGCCAAGGACCCAGTCGCTTCCGCCATCAAATACACGCTTGGCCATTGGGCTGGCCTGACCCTCTTCCTTGAGGATGGAAGACTTGAAGTCGATTCCAACACCGTCGAGCGTAATATGCGCAGCGTCGCACTCGGGCGCGTCAACAGCCTGTTCGCCGGCAGTGATGGCGGTGCCGAGACCTGGGCCATATTAGGCTCTTTGCTGACCACGGCCAAATTGAACGGGCTCGATCCCTATACCTGGCTCAATGACGTTCTTGAACGCATCGTGTCCGGGGAGATAAAGTCTACCTCGCTTTGGCGTTGCCTGCCGTGGCATTGGAAACAGGAACATGCGGATATGAACATGGCGGTAGCAGCGTGA
- a CDS encoding YecA family protein, with protein MKAPKRAKLLTLDQLEAWFDKAEPAPPCRGVSTLNGFLTGLAAGPVFLLPNDWMFHVIGKHEEKAFVGNKTYAVIETIVDHYNLIAHQLTAPGRYAPMFMRTDDEEVLPGDWADGFYGAIKLNLAAWAPLMAEKQTGEPIMAILMQATEADLLEMVSAVYPRPPEALLKDAWRAIPTAVETIYAHCKPMRFNPGAPANDIS; from the coding sequence GTGAAGGCTCCCAAGCGTGCAAAGCTTCTGACGCTTGATCAGTTGGAGGCGTGGTTCGACAAGGCAGAGCCGGCGCCACCATGCCGGGGCGTGTCAACGCTCAATGGGTTCCTGACGGGATTGGCCGCAGGTCCGGTCTTCCTGCTTCCCAATGACTGGATGTTCCATGTCATTGGGAAGCACGAGGAAAAGGCCTTCGTCGGAAACAAGACCTACGCCGTGATCGAAACGATCGTCGATCACTACAACCTCATCGCTCACCAACTGACGGCGCCCGGCCGGTATGCACCGATGTTCATGCGCACGGATGATGAGGAAGTCCTGCCTGGCGATTGGGCCGATGGGTTCTATGGCGCCATCAAACTGAACCTGGCAGCCTGGGCGCCTCTCATGGCCGAGAAACAGACCGGCGAACCCATCATGGCCATATTGATGCAAGCCACCGAGGCAGATCTCCTCGAAATGGTCTCAGCAGTGTACCCGAGGCCGCCCGAGGCCCTCCTTAAAGACGCATGGCGTGCCATCCCAACCGCCGTCGAAACCATCTACGCGCACTGCAAACCAATGCGCTTCAATCCCGGCGCTCCAGCAAACGATATCTCGTAG
- the dgt gene encoding dGTP triphosphohydrolase — protein sequence MWGARNGYRENGGFEGNAQTLHILARLEKKSTGSTPEDFKQFKDDGSDNRVGLNLTYRSLSAILKYDAAIPLTSDNRPAGKKQKVVKGYYESERELVERIKKSVVGDAHYADFKTIECSIMDIADDIAYSTYDLEDIFKSGFLKPLDLFDLNHDIYKNVVDTINERIIKQYPGIDVVVDIETVHQVLHFVFQDIFSVSKDDIKLVRNKSVSPEQKKMIFSAQAHSWSNVMAENGYHRTDFTSSLIQMFIEGVEVVKHKSHPQLHQAKLEIDTFVAVETLKNITYQAIIRSPALQVVEFRGKDIVKKIFVAITKDDGDRLLPSDFRELYKASPGKDEKLRVVCDFIAGMTDRYAIEFYSRLYGANGLTMHKPF from the coding sequence GTGTGGGGCGCTCGCAACGGATACCGTGAGAATGGTGGCTTCGAGGGCAACGCGCAAACTCTGCACATTCTTGCTCGACTTGAAAAAAAGAGTACCGGTTCGACTCCTGAAGACTTTAAGCAATTCAAAGACGACGGCTCGGATAATAGGGTCGGGCTGAATCTCACCTACAGATCGCTCAGCGCCATCCTGAAGTATGATGCCGCGATTCCATTAACGTCGGACAATCGCCCCGCTGGGAAGAAACAAAAGGTCGTCAAAGGCTACTACGAAAGCGAACGCGAATTAGTAGAAAGAATAAAAAAGTCCGTAGTGGGCGATGCACATTATGCGGACTTCAAAACCATTGAATGCTCCATAATGGACATAGCTGATGACATCGCATACTCCACTTACGATCTTGAGGATATATTCAAGAGCGGATTCCTCAAGCCTCTCGATCTCTTTGACCTAAACCATGATATATATAAAAATGTCGTAGACACGATAAATGAACGCATAATCAAGCAATACCCTGGAATTGATGTTGTAGTAGATATTGAAACAGTACATCAGGTTCTGCACTTTGTATTCCAAGACATCTTCAGTGTCTCGAAGGACGACATAAAACTCGTTCGAAACAAATCCGTTTCGCCAGAGCAGAAGAAGATGATTTTCTCAGCTCAGGCCCACAGCTGGTCCAATGTGATGGCAGAAAACGGATATCACCGGACAGACTTCACTTCTTCGCTCATTCAGATGTTCATAGAGGGTGTCGAGGTGGTGAAGCACAAATCACACCCGCAGCTCCATCAAGCTAAACTTGAGATTGATACGTTTGTTGCTGTCGAAACGTTGAAAAACATCACGTATCAGGCGATTATTCGATCCCCCGCACTACAGGTCGTGGAGTTTCGTGGAAAAGACATTGTTAAGAAAATATTTGTCGCAATAACGAAAGACGACGGGGACAGATTACTTCCCAGTGACTTCAGAGAGCTATACAAAGCGTCTCCCGGCAAAGATGAAAAGCTTCGAGTGGTTTGCGATTTCATCGCAGGTATGACGGATAGGTACGCGATTGAGTTCTATAGCCGTCTGTACGGCGCAAACGGGCTCACCATGCACAAGCCATTCTAA
- a CDS encoding disulfide bond formation protein B, which translates to MALAATTPQTRKGLGYAVFMTVAMAATVGSALGFEHIGGYIPCALCLLEREPYYYGVPIGILAIGACVLSLPTWIVRLLLVILGIMMLVGAGMGVYHSGVEWGFWPGPTACGGSTAITTNAGNLLGDLNTVHGPSCADAALRVLGLSFAGWNVVASVFLAAVAFIGAKKAA; encoded by the coding sequence ATGGCGCTGGCAGCTACCACCCCCCAGACCCGCAAGGGCCTCGGTTATGCGGTTTTCATGACGGTTGCGATGGCCGCCACCGTTGGCAGCGCCCTCGGCTTCGAGCATATCGGCGGCTATATTCCCTGCGCGCTCTGCCTTCTCGAACGCGAGCCCTATTATTACGGCGTCCCGATCGGCATCCTGGCAATCGGCGCCTGCGTTCTCAGCCTGCCAACCTGGATCGTCCGTCTGCTTCTCGTCATACTCGGCATCATGATGCTGGTCGGCGCCGGCATGGGCGTCTATCATTCGGGCGTCGAATGGGGCTTCTGGCCCGGCCCGACCGCCTGCGGCGGCAGCACGGCCATCACCACCAATGCCGGCAATCTTCTGGGTGACCTCAACACCGTGCACGGCCCGTCCTGCGCCGATGCGGCGCTTCGCGTCCTGGGCCTCTCCTTCGCCGGCTGGAATGTCGTTGCTAGCGTCTTCCTCGCAGCCGTCGCCTTCATCGGCGCAAAAAAGGCCGCCTGA
- a CDS encoding HNH endonuclease, whose protein sequence is MTIAVSPQALPALVLNADYRPLSYYPLSLWSWQDAIKAVFLDRVNIIAEYDHSVCSPSFTMKLPSVVSLKTYVQPTRNPAFTRFNVFLRDKFECQYCGAHDDLTFDHVIPRAHGGETTWENVVAACSPCNLRKGSKLPKQAGMVPHQKPYAPSVQDLHNNGRLFPPNYLHESWMDYLYWDTELQP, encoded by the coding sequence TTGACGATTGCAGTCTCCCCGCAGGCCTTGCCGGCGCTCGTGTTGAACGCTGACTACCGGCCGCTGAGTTACTATCCCTTGTCGTTGTGGTCCTGGCAGGACGCGATCAAGGCGGTCTTTCTTGACCGTGTGAACATCATCGCCGAATACGACCATTCGGTCTGCTCACCCAGTTTCACCATGAAGCTGCCGAGCGTCGTCAGCCTCAAGACCTATGTCCAGCCGACCCGCAACCCGGCCTTTACCCGCTTCAACGTGTTCCTGCGCGACAAGTTCGAATGCCAGTATTGCGGGGCGCATGACGATCTCACCTTCGATCACGTCATCCCGCGGGCGCATGGCGGCGAGACGACCTGGGAAAATGTGGTGGCGGCCTGCTCGCCCTGCAATCTGAGGAAGGGCAGCAAGCTTCCGAAGCAGGCAGGCATGGTGCCGCACCAGAAGCCCTATGCGCCGAGCGTGCAGGATCTCCACAACAATGGCCGGCTTTTCCCGCCGAACTACCTGCATGAAAGCTGGATGGACTATCTCTACTGGGATACCGAGTTGCAGCCCTGA